One part of the Phragmites australis chromosome 3, lpPhrAust1.1, whole genome shotgun sequence genome encodes these proteins:
- the LOC133913120 gene encoding uncharacterized protein LOC133913120, translating to MADFGPPNQFSNVAHKLVYDQNRESVLFVKVLRRPHCHQRVINYLTKNLKKTAAQADAIVSTPFCATGFIIKQDEDHTFVLTCCHLLKEFYTNDEVLTLLASMFKFMIVCCHNEIYMEENYPDLYNLDRDPRNYTKAQVVKLDQSRDLLLLQIDLADLHGTLYADHCLYPHPPLQLAKHQSAQLDDVVMISWPSLRRGTVVIGQVVNHRSYSQITADRSMGYNMELVELNIIGEKGTSGSPILNLSGDVVALYHARLNGKGYAVSLAEIYAFIYN from the coding sequence ATGGCAGATTTCGGCCCACCAAATCAGTTTTCAAATGTTGCACATAAATTAGTGTACGACCAGAACAGGGAGTCAGTCCTTTTTGTGAAAGTGCTCAGAAGGCCACACTGTCATCAGAGGGTTATCAACTACCTTACAAAGAATCTCAAAAAGACAgcagcacaagcagatgctattGTTTCAACCCCTTTTTGTGCTACAGGATTCATCATTAAGCAGGATGAGGATCATACTTTCGTGTTGACCTGTTGTCACCTGCTTAAGGAATTCTACACAAACGATGAAGTGCTCACCCTGCTGGCTAGTATGTTTAAGTTCATGATCGTCTGCTGCCACAATGAAATCTACATGGAAGAGAACTATCCTGACCTGTACAATCTGGATCGCGATCCAAGGAACTACACGAAAGCACAAGTTGTCAAACTTGACCAAAGCAGAGACCTGCTGCTTCTTCAGATCGATCTGGCGGATCTTCATGGTACTCTGTATGCTGATCATTGCCTATATCCCCATCCCCCACTACAGCTTGCCAAACACCAGTCCGCACAGCTTGATGATGTCGTCATGATATCATGGCCATCTCTTCGCCGAGGTACAGTTGTTATTGGGCAGGTTGTGAATCATCGCAGTTACAGTCAGATCACAGCAGACCGATCGATGGGCTACAATATGGAGCTTGTTGAGCTAAATATCATTGGCGAGAAAGGAACCTCTGGTTCACCTATACTCAACCTTAGTGGTGACGTCGTGGCTTTGTACCATGCGCGCCTCAACGGGAAAGGTTATGCTGTTAGTCTAGCAGAGATCTATGCTTTCATATATAATTGA